From Aspergillus fumigatus Af293 chromosome 3, whole genome shotgun sequence, a single genomic window includes:
- the hasE gene encoding 7-dimethylallyltryptophan synthase hasE, with protein sequence MSIGAEIDSLVPAPPGLNGTAAGYPAKTQKELSNGDFDAHDGLSLAQLTPYDVLTAALPLPAPASSTGFWWRETGPVMSKLLAKANYPLYTHYKYLMLYHTHILPLLGPRPPLENSTHPSPSNAPWRSFLTDDFTPLEPSWNVNGNSEAQSTIRLGIEPIGFEAGAAADPFNQAAVTQFMHSYEATEVGATLTLFEHFRNDMFVGPETYAALRAKIPEGEHTTQSFLAFDLDAGRVTTKAYFFPILMSLKTGQSTTKVVSDSILHLALKSEVWGVQTIAAMSVMEAWIGSYGGAAKTEMISVDCVNEADSRIKIYVRMPHTSLRKVKEAYCLGGRLTDENTKEGLKLLDELWRTVFGIDDEDAELPQNSHRTAGTIFNFELRPGKWFPEPKVYLPVRHYCESDMQIASRLQTFFGRLGWHNMEKDYCKHLEDLFPHHPLSSSTGTHTFLSFSYKKQKGVYMTMYYNLRVYST encoded by the exons ATGTCCATCGGAGCCGAGATCGATTCGCTGGTTCCTGCTCCACCGGGCCTCAACGGCACCGCTGCGGGCTATCCAGCCAAGACGCAGAAGGAGTTAAGCAACGGAGACTTTGACGCGCACGATGGTCTTTCTCTTGCACAACTGACACCGTACGATGTCTTGACGGCTGCACTTCCGCTGCCGGCTCCGGCTTCGAGCACAGGGTTCTGGTGGCGGGAGACGGGCCCTGTTATGAGCAAGCTTTTGGCCAAGGCGAACTACCCTCTTTACACTCATTACAAGTACCTTATGTTATACCATACCCATATTCTCCCATTGTTGGGACCTCGACCGCCGCTCGAGAACTCGACGCACCCGTCGCCGAGTAACGCGCCGTGGAGGTCCTTCCTGACAGACGACTTCACTCCGCTCGAGCCGAGCTGGAACGTGAACGGGAACTCGGAAGCACAGAGCACAATCCGTCTTGGTATTGAACCTATAGGCTTTGAAGCCGGGGCTGCAGCGGACCCATTCAACCAAGCTGCCGTGACGCAGTTCATGCACTCATACGAGGCAACCGAAGTCGGTGCCACGCTGACGCTGTTCGAGCACTTCCGCAACGACATGTTTGTTGGCCCAGAAACGTACGCTGCGTTAAGAGCGAAGATACCAGAAGGCGAGCATACCACACAGAGTTTCCTGGCGTTCGACCTGGACGCGGGTCGTGTCACCACAAAGGCGTACTTTTTCCCGATTCTCATGTCGTTGAAAACTGGACAGAGCACAACAAAGGTGGTCTCTGATTCCATTCTGCATCTAGCGCTGAAGAGTGAGGTGTGGGGTGTGCAGACCATCGCCGCGATGTCGGTCATGGAGGCGTGGATAGGTAGCTACGGTGGCGCGGCAAAGACGGAGATGATCAGCGTCGATTGCGTGAACGAGGCAGACTCTCGGATCAAGATATACGTGCGGATGCCACATACATCCTTGCGGAAGGTAAAAGAGGCGTACTGCTTAGGTGGGCGGTTGACAGACGAGAACACAAAGGAGGGCCTGAAGCTGCTGGACGAGCTGTGGAGGACGGTCTTCGGCATCGACGACGAGGACGCGGAGCTGCCACAGAATAGCCATCGCACCGCAGGCACAATATTCAATTTCGAGCTGAGGCCAGGGAAATGGTTCCCCGAGCCCAAGGTATACCTGCCCGTCCGACACTACTGTGAAAGTGATATGCAGATTGCTAGTCGGCTACAAACGTTCTTTGGAAGGCTCGGATGGCACAACATGGAGAAAGATTATTGCAAGCATCTGGAAGATTTGTT TCCCCATCATCCACTGTCCTCGTCAACGGGCACACACACCTTTCTCTCATTTTCGTATAAGAAGCAGAAGGGGGTCTATATGACCATGTATTATAATCTCCGGGTGTACAGCACCTAA
- the hasF gene encoding Zn(II)2Cys6 domain-containing transcription factor hasF, with protein sequence MDSTTSSSRFSVSSPQSGPSAGIQKGRQRTITACLTCRRRKVKCDHAQPVCTPCQRGGRVCTYVTPQPVSQAPSRVGTGSRVSRTNLRSGQEEIRSRLERLEKLLERAISGGGNMSILPDAKGTSTGSLSDVDQGGNALPNPKCETLSADGYDGALLLEAEGGQSRWVSSLHYALLADEIHDVKMLLGDQSSGAPADSPPSDQPTPPFPFSGSTVESLTPWSPKSAEDCLALLEIFYSNVDPMTRLVHKPTLQRRFTQYINHTYGTRTQSPGVEEAADASRPDHTIHAFEPLALAIFYSAINSLSAEDVMMRFAAEKDALLAQFQRGVELGLGREDFLTTPSIEVLQAFVLLLTCQSREDDMSRTWTLLGLVVRMALSQGLHREPSLFPSSNMDVVQVETRRRLWHQICHLDFRSAEGRGQEPTIADEDYTTLLPRNINDEDLIEGAHPTAETYSPPGFTDMTGHLIRLHGIHCFRRIVRSTYRLERRIKSSVANGNGNLYPIAELQSLFVEVRTMVDEMVNHLQTQYLQYCDPQIPHQRMALGLAAVIEWRCWSIFWLRTPKQYREAVVSPEIRQTVLAKSVSLVESLNMMSDDKDAQKFQWHIGGHACFQSIMHIVSELETPEFQAANHRSLRSRALSVLKRTMDTRGHEVTPMWNVINRIISNCLAKNAPSTFPLSPFQAMFPPNAAIPGLGSSTTVPPQTIAQNSSVSGGSAMATPLPDLSEVGSLDMQDPTLAFDWGFWNFDPADPGSY encoded by the exons ATGGACTCGACAACTTCATCCTCACGGTTCTCGGTTAGCAGTCCTCAATCGGGCCCTTCTGCTGGCATACAGAAGGGCCGGCAGCGCACCATTACCGCGTGCCTGACATGCCGCCGTCGGAAGGTCAAGTGCGATCATGCGCAACCTGTATGTACTCCATGCCAGAGAGGCGGCCGTGTTTGCACGTATGTCACTCCACAGCCTGTCTCACAGGCACCCTCCCGTGTGGGGACCGGCAGTCGAGTGTCGCGGACCAACCTTCGGTCTGGCCAAGAGGAGATCCGTAGTCGCCTCGAACGGCTGGAAAAACTACTGGAGCGAGCGATCTCCGGTGGGGGTAACATGTCGATATTGCCTGATGCAAAAGGAACTAGTACAGGAAGCCTCTCTGACGTTGACCAGGGAGGGAATGCATTACCCAACCCGAAATGCGAAACTTTGTCAGCTGATGGTTATGACGGTGCCTTGCTCCTGGAGGCCGAAGGAGGCCAATCCCGCTGGGTTTCGTCTCTGCACTATGCTCTCTTAGCTGATGAG ATTCACGACGTCAAAATGCTGCTGGGAGATCAATCTAGTGGTGCACCGGCTGATAGTCCACCGTCAGACCAGCCAACCCCCCCATTCCCGTTTTCTGGTTCGACCGTGGAAAGCCTTACGCCTTGGTCTCCCAAGTCGGCAGAGGATTGCTTGGCATTGCTTGAAATTTTCTATTCCAATGTTGATCCGATGACGAGACTGGTACACAAACCTACGCTGCAACGACGATTCACCCAATATATTAACCATACATACGGCACGAGGACTCAAAGTCCGGGTGTAGAAGAGGCCGCCGATGCGTCGCGACCTGATCACACCATCCATGCCTTCGAGCCTCTGGCGCTGGCTATATTCTACTCAGCTATCAACAGTTTGTCGGCGGAAGATGTTATGATGCGATTTGCTGCAGAGAAAGATGCCCTCCTGGCTCAGTTTCAAAGAGGGGTGGAACTTGGGTTAGGACGAGAAGATTTCCTAACGACCCCAAGTATTGAGGTTCTACAGGCTTTTGTCCTGCTTCTG ACTTGCCAATCCCGGGAAGATGACATGTCAAGGACGTGGACgcttcttggccttgttgTTAGAATGGCTCTCTCCCAGGGTCTTCATAGAGAACCCTCCTTGTTCCCGTCAAGTAATATGGATGTTGTCCAGGTCGAGACTCGTCGCAGGCTGTGGCATCAGATATGTCATCTCGACTTCCGTTCCGCAGAAGGTAGGGGCCAGGAGCCCACAATAGCAGACGAGGACTACACTACGCTGCTACCACGGAACATCAACGACGAAGATCTCATTGAAGGAGCGCATCCAACTGCGGAAACATACTCACCTCCTGGATTTACCGACATGACAGGCCATTTGATTCGCTTGCATGGCATCCACTGCTTCCGAAGAATCGTTCGGAGCACTTATCGGCTGGAGCGGAGAATCAAGTCTTCGGTTGCCAACGGAAATGGTAACCTATATCCAATCGCAGAGCTTCAGTCTTTGTTTGTCGAGGTTCGAACCATGGTGGATGAAATGGTCAATCATCTCCAAACTCAATACTTGCAATACTGCGACCCCCAAATTCCGCACCAGCGCATGGCCCTTGGTCTTGCGGCCGTAATTGAATGGCGATGCTGGTCGATTTTCTGGCTGCGAACCCCGAAACAATACCGGGAGGCCGTCGTGTCCCCTGAGATCCGACAAAC GGTATTGGCAAAGTCAGTCAGCCTCGTGGAGAGCCTGAACATGATGTCGGATGACAAAGATGCCCAGAAGTTCCAGTGGCATATAGGTGGTCACGCCTGTTTCCAATCCATTATGCACATCGTATCGGAGCTTGAAACACCGGAATTCCAAGCGGCCAACCACCGTTCGCTCCGGTCTCGCGCATTGAGCGTCTTGAAAAGGACGATGGATACAAGAGGGCATGAAGTCACGCCTATGTGGAATGTGATCAATCGTATCATCTCGAACTGTCTTGCCAAAAATGCGCCGTCTACCTTCCCTTTATCACCATTTCAGGCAATGTTTCCTCCAAATGCAGCGATCCCCGGATTAGGCTCCTCAACTACTGTCCCGCCTCAGACAATTGCACAAAATTCATCAGTATCGGGAGGATCCGCAATGGCAACCCCGTTGCCTGATCTGTCGGAGGTAGGAAGTCTGGACATGCAGGATCCCACCTTGGCGTTTGACTGG GGGTTTTGGAACTTTGATCCCGCAGATCCTGGCTCCTATTGA
- the hasG gene encoding FAD-linked oxidoreductase hasG — MASNPKSDLLNCLSGSNVIVDGDEAWPDAIKRWTGYLGKIPAAVVQVTSEEDVIAAVSYAVQNQRPFVVRGGGHSNGFSTVDSPGIIIDLSRMRKVTVDVERQVVVAQGGATMGDGVKAASSVGMAVATGTCNEVGLIGATLGGGIGRLLGHVGYAADTVLSMRVVVVDQSGVARAVEASPDVNSDLFWGLRGSGHLFGVVVEATFRAYPWTHDTWHSCLVFPPSDAGLVAEAVEKVHYQGGMQGRLVFCAPNKQPIVLLQMWYMGSHEEAASKFQPLLELPSMTDHSLNFVGRRIPYPNLNDSSDRICGYGGRKNLAAFGLKNLSAGACVAALNVYMDFIVQHPEAAQTHVLTEFYSMDVARQLDQDGQETSIPGEFRREVKYWVMPLAWYDDPALDDACAGLNKAIREAFLTQHDGTRARGVGYVNMPFEDDTTTSVFGEGERLERLRNLKLKWDPLGVVQGIVKL, encoded by the exons ATGGCGAGCAATCCCAAATCCGACCTGTTGAATTGCCTTTCCGGCTCCAATGTGATTGTTGACGGCGATGAGGCGTGGCCGGATGCAATCAAGCGCTGGACAGGGTATCTGGGCAAGATTCCTGCAGCAGTCGTTCAAGTTACTAGCGAGGAAGACGTCATTGCAGCG GTTTCTTATGCGGTGCAGAACCAGAGGCCGTTTGTGGTTCGAGGAGGTGGCCACAGCAATGGCTTCTCGACAGTCGACAGCCCTgggatcatcatcgatcTCTCGCGTATGAGAAAAGTCACCGTTGACGTGGAGAGACAGGTTGTTGTTGCACAGGGAGGCGCTACTATGGGCGACGGGGTGAAGGCAGCCAGTTCAGTCGGAATGGCTGTCGCTACCGGAACCTGTAACGAAGTGGGCCTG ATCGGCGCTACCCTTGGAGGAGGGATCGGGCGCCTTCTTGGGCACGTTGGATACGCCGCAGACACCGTGCTCTCGATGCGTGTCGTTGTGGTGGACCAGAGCGGAGTAGCTCGCGCAGTCGAGGCATCGCCCGACGTCAACTCCGATCTCTTCTGGGGTCTTCGCGGTAGCGGTCATTTGTTCGGAGTGGTGGTTGAGGCTACATTCCGAGCTTACCCGTGGACCCATGACACATGGCACAGCTGTCTGGTCTTTCCGCCTAGTGACGCAGGATTGGTGGCAGAGGCTGTGGAGAAGGTCCATTACCAGGGAGGTATGCAGGGGCGGCTGGTATTCTGCGCTCCAAACAAGCAG CCTATTGTTCTTCTCCAAATGTGGTATATGGGATCACACGAAGAGGCTGCCAGCAAATTCCAGCCTCTATTGGAGCTCCCGTCTATGACAGATCATTCTTTAAACTTTGTTGGCCGCCGGATTCCGTACCCTAACCTCAATGACTCCAGCGACCGTATATGTGGCTATGGGGGTAGAAAGAACCTCGCCGCGTTTGGCTTGAAAAACTTGTCAGCGGGAGCCTGTGTGGCCGCCCTCAACGTCTACATGGACTTCATTGTTCAACACCCCGAGGCGGCCCAGACTCACGTCCTGACCGAATTTTACAGCATGGACGTTGCGCGGCAGCTTGACCAGGACGGGCAAGAGACCTCTATCCCTGGTGAGTTCCGGCGCGAAGTGAAGTATTGGGTCATGCCTCTAGCTTGGTATGACGACCCTGCACTGGACGATGCATGTGCTGGGCTCAACAAGGCCATTCGAGAGGCATTCTTAACACAGCACGATGGCACACGCGCACGGGGAGTAGGCTACGTCAACATGCCCTTTGAAGACGACACCACCACTAGCGTTTTTGGCGAGGGTGAGCGACTGGAAAGGCTCCGGAACCTCAAGCTCAAATGGGACCCGCTTGGTGTGGTGCAAGGAATTGTAAAACTTTGA
- the hasH gene encoding cytochrome P450 monooxygenase hasH, whose product MQKGPCGTELGRLSSKQNMDSAQPTKLDFLTVPATPFSIGGLASIVVLVTVVIGPKAVIDTVLNSYLSLVHRIPAADGKKYMSGPAYTFPNGQMVDKFLAARTRSWEWEEKYGKTYRIWAASIPEVVITDPKDVEVLYQQSTDHNKAPQANAGWLLTQLLGSGLGLINGTRWSTLRKTLDPMFSHRAALQYLRDSLDAGAQDYVAGIHQFAKADGQVQTADGKVMVINATQALQRYPFFEVASMFYGKMSEAEHERLWDLGRRYSEVFAAIVSGGIHRSKLTRYLNTKAWNNARDYQKAWRDFNREIYTARKMTAPDTPIVALTEAAERGELTPNEVTDTIAESTFANLDIVTHVISSCIILLADSPEVQNDLLQEMEKNKADRENYITRKDTLLHYCLLESLRLRPVLSFTFPENPPREKILGNFVVPKDTTIIVDAFAINIRNPFWGPDNRAYRPSRFAGIKQSQLRYNLATFGYGPRKCLGQHIADKIVKAVVYHLFSKYRVSLMPMQAVEGDFKVDKTSWVALYDVDLKLEPRES is encoded by the exons ATGCAGAAGGGACCATGTGGAACTGAACTCGGTAGGTTGTCGAGTAAGCAAAACATGGATTCCGCTCAACCTACCAAATTGGACTTTTTGACTGTGCCGGCCACCCCGTTTAGCATTGGGGGTTTGGCCTCGATAGTGGTCTTGGTGACTGTTGTAATCGGGCCAAAAGCGGTGATCGATACGGTTCTTAAT AGCTACTTGTCTCTTGTTCATCGGATTCCAGCTGCCGATGGGAAGAAGTACATGTCGGGTCCGGCGTACACATTCCCCAATGGACAGATGGTGGACAAGTTTCTGGCTGCACGGACGAGGAGCTGGGAGTGGGAGGAGAAATATGGCAAAACGTATCGCATTTGGGCTGCTAGTATCCCGGAGGT TGTGATAACGGACCCCAAAGACGTCGAGGTGCTATACCAGCAGTCGACCGACCATAACAAGGCGCCCCAGGCAAATGCCGGCTGGCTCTTGACTCAGCTGCTTGGGTCGGGCCTGGGGCTGATTAACGGGACTCGATGGTCGACTTTACGAAAGACTTTGGACCCGATGTTCTCGCACCGGGCTGCCTTGCAGTATTTGCGCGACAGCCTCGACGCTGGTGCTCAGGACTATGTGGCGGGGATACACCAGTTTGCAAAAGCCGACGGGCAGGTGCAGACCGCAGATGGGAAGGTGATGGTCATTAATGCCACGCAGGCACTGCAGCGATATCCGTTCTTCGAGGTCGCGTCCATGTTCTATGGGAAGATGAGTGAGGCAGAGCACGAGCGGCTGTGGGATCTCGGGCGTCGGTATTCGGAGGTCTTCGCGGCGATTGTGTCTGGCGGCATTCATCGCTCTAAGCTGACTAGGTATCTCAATACCAAGGCTTGGAACAATGCGAGAGACTACCAGAAGGCGTGGCGAGATTTCAATAGGGAGATATACACGGCAAGGAAGATGACAGCCCCTGATACGCCAATTGTGGCCCTCACAGAGGCAGCTGAAAGGGGTGAACTGACGCCAAATGAG GTGACTGACACGATTGCGGAATCTACCTTCGCGAACCTGGACATCGTCACCCATGTTATCTCGTCTTGCATTATTCTTCTAGCCGATTCCCCAGAGGTCCAAAATGACCTACTtcaggagatggagaaaaatAAGGCAGACCGAGAAAATTATATCACTCGAAAGGACACGCTTCTCCATTACTGCTTGTTGGAATCGCTCCGTCTTCGGCCGGTTCTAT CATTCACGTTCCCTGAGAATCCGCCAAGGGAGAAGATCCTGGGAAACTTTGTGGTACCTAAAGATACGACCATTATTGTGGATGCTTTCGCGATCAACATCCGTAATCCCTTCTGGGGTCCCGACAACCGCGCATATCGGCCCAGCCGGTTTGCGGGTATTAAGCAAAGTCAG CTCCGGTATAATCTCGCAACTTTTGGCTATGGGCCGAGAAAGTGTCTCGGACAGCATATTGCCGATAAGATCGTCAAAGCCGTGGTCTATCACCTGTTCAGCAAGTATAGAGTTTCTCTCATGCCGATGCAAGCTGTCGAAGGAGACTTCAAGGTTGACAAAACCAGCTGGGTTGCATTGTATGATGTTGATTTGAAACTGGAGCCAAGAGAGTCTTGA
- the pns1 gene encoding choline transporter-like family protein: MSGQAASYYNPSQSYGDFQPGMQNPQQQPDYYNNNVSNHGYDLNFQRGPEPKPPTEPPPTYNQAVYGFDDAFKIERPKYHDIWAGLLFIAVFLGYVAVSGVAIHRYAKYKGLNGDGIYDSSNSFSLDTNTLILFIFVLCVALAFSYAYFLGARYFSKLFIWVTGILNIVFALATGIYYIARKQYGGGIVFLLFGVFAIICFISWIPRIPFSAFMLQTSIDVSRKYGHMFIVSTIGGLVAVAFAAWFSVTLVSIYVAYEPSSSGSNPSCSDGGCSRARVIGLVVYVTFAMYWFSEWLKNTIHTTIAGVYGSWYFWSQSPNGMPRGSTRGAFRRATTYSFGSVSFGSLIIAIINMLRQACSVAQRNEAAEGSIVGSIMFWILGCFIAILDWLVTLFNRYAFCHIALYGKAYIPAAKDTWTMMRDRGIDALVNDCLIGPVLTMGSVFVSYVCALLAYLYLQFTKPSYNADGNFTAVIMAFAFVIGLQICQIFMTPVSSGIETIFVAMGWDPQVMIRDHPDLYYRMIQVYPRVQQAIQPSA; encoded by the exons ATGAGCGGACAGGCTGCGAGCTACTACAATCCCAGCCAGTCGTATGGTGATTTTCAACCTGGGATGCAAAATCCCCAACAACAGCCTGATTACTACAACAATAATGTGAGCAATCATGGGTACGACCTAAACTTTCAACGCGGACCTGAGCCCAAGCCTCCGACCGAGCCACCACCAACGTACAATCAGGCCGTCTACGGGTTTGACGACGCGTTCAAGATCGAGCGACCCAAGTACCACGATATTTGGGCCGGTCTACTC TTCATCGCCGTCTTCCTGGGATATGTCGCGGTCTCTGGCGTGGCCATCCATCGATACGCCAAATACAAAGGCCTCAACGGTGATGGCATTTATGACTCCTCCAACAGCTTTTCTCTCGACACGAATACGCTTATTCTGTTTATTTTCGTGCTCTGTGTGGCGCTCGCTTTTTCGTACGCGTACTTTCTCGGGGCGCGCTACTTCTCGAAGTTGTTCATCTGGGTGACTGGGATTCTCAATATTGTATTTGCGCTGGCGACTGGCATCTACTATATCGCGCGGAAACAGTACGGCGGGGGCATCGTGTTCCTCCTCTTTGGCgtcttcgccatcatctgcttcatcaGCTGGATCCCGCGTATCCCGTTCAGCGCATTCATGCTACAGACGTCCATTGACGTGTCCCGGAAGTACGGCCATATGTTTATCGTGAGCACGATTGGCGGTCTCGTGGCTGTGGCCTTTGCTGCGTGGTTTTCAGTAACCCTGGTCTCGATATATGTGGCATATGAGCCGAGCAGCTCCGGCAGTAACCCCTCCTGCAGCGACGGCGGATGTAGCAGGGCCCGAGTCATCGGGCTGGTCGTATACGTCACGTTCGCCATGTACTGGTTTAGCGAGTGGCTGAAGAACACGATTCATACCACCATCGCGGGTGTCTACGGGTCCTGGTACTTCTGGAGCCAGTCGCCGAATGGCATGCCCCGGGGATCAACGCGGGGTGCATTCCGGCGCGCAACCACATACTCGTTCGGCAGCGTCAGTTTCGGAAGTTTGATCATCGCAATCATCAACATGCTGCGGCAGGCGTGCTCCGTCGCGCAGCGGAACGAGGCTGCAGAGGGGAGCATTGTGGGGAGCATCATGTTTTGGATTCTCGGATGCTTCATCGCCATTCTCGACTGGCTTGTCACGCTGTTCAACCGCTACGCTTTCTGTCACATTGCTCTGTACGGAAAGGCATACATCCCCGCGGCCAAGGACACGTGGACCATGATGCGAGACCGCGGCATTGACGCGCTCGTCAACGATTGTCTCATCGGGCCTGTGCTCACCATGGGCTCCGTGTTTGTATCATACGTCTGCGCCTTGCTGGCGTATCTGTACCTGCAATTCACCAAGCCGAGCTACAACGCCGATGGAAACTTCACGGCCGTCATCATGGCCTTCGCCTTCGTCATCGGCCTGCAGATCTGTCAAATCTTCATGACTCCCGTCAGCAGCGGGATCGAAACCATCTTCGTGGCCATGGGCTGGGACCCGCAGGTTATGATCCGCGACCACCCGGATCTGTACTACCGAATGATACAGGTATATCCTCGCGTGCAGCAGGCGATCCAGCCGTCTGCCTAG
- a CDS encoding extracellular serine rich protein: MVHTTPTTLLALTGLAATATAYKHTWRDHMKCAAAVAQDADYPTCTSPSKFYCFCAQPFEPSKISSAAKDVCEGFGIPTESIHRFICDDGGPWGDDDVYDWDHGYHRNCHHAFAYDDDEDDGNDYDRDRYGYRISHPHRLSHPNVRVAAPESEAGSSNTDKHSPNVQSKRAYAPGLSPSASSAAANRALVTNAPSALEEDSDFEDGEEHGVRVITEFLTHTSCDCSSSTVAAASSRMSSWPAYVHQSAVPVSSLSAGHTRVHQTLVPVSSSSSHMLVHQTAIPASSSSSRPANLDQVMAPVASSSSAHAPHSAIPVATSSSARAHVYQTAVPASSSSTHMHLHGSAIPQPASSSARAHVPQTVVPGASVSSQPAHLHQAAVPSPSSSSVSASSTVVRSHAGVYAPASLYVSVPVSVPAPTEVDAQRSGYPSRHKSMDSYVVVPSASPSPSPAVMTFDGGAAVGVLVPSSVVVLGLTALMAFFM; the protein is encoded by the exons ATGGTTCACACCACACCCACCACCCTCCTGGCCCTAACCGGCCTAGCTGCCACAGCTACAGCCTACAAGCATACATGGAGGGACCACATGAAGTGCGCA GCTGCTGTAGCCCAGGATGCGGATTACCCAACCTGCACCTCACCCTCCAAGTTTTACTGCTTCTGCGCGCAGCCATTTGAGCCGAGCAAAATAAGCAGTGCAGCAAAGGACGTGTGCGAGGGATTTGGAATCC CAACGGAGTCTATACACAGGTTCATCTGCGACGACGGTGGCCCTTGgggtgatgacgatgtgtATGATTGGGACCATGGCTACCACCGTAACTGCCACCATGCCTTCGCttacgacgatgacgaagacgatggcaaCGACTATGACAGGGACAGATATGGATATCGCATCTCCCATCCCCACCGCCTCAGCCACCCCAACGTGCGTGTTGCCGCTCCGGAGAGTGAGGCCGGGTCTTCAAACACAGATAAGCACAGTCCCAACGTCCAGAGCAAGAGGGCGTACGCGCCAGGTCTCTCCCCTTCtgcctcctcggccgctGCCAACCGCGCACTCGTCACCAACGCCCCCTCCGCCCTTGAGGAGGACAGCGACTtcgaggacggcgaggagcACGGGGTCAGGGTCATCACGGAGTTCCTCACGCATACATCCTGCGACTGTTCGTCGTCGACTGTAGCGGCTGCAAGTAGCAGGATGTCGAGTTGGCCGGCGTATGTCCATCAGAGCGCGGTTCCTGTTTCGTCTTTGTCGGCGGGGCATACGCGTGTTCATCAGACTCTGGTTCCGGtgtcttcgtcatcatcacaCATGCTTGTTCACCAGACAGCAATTcctgcttcatcttcgtcgagTCGACCGGCCAACCTTGACCAGGTTATGGCACCTGTtgcatcgtcgtcatcagCTCACGCTCCCCACAGCGCAATCCCCGTGGCaacttcatcatcagcgcGCGCGCATGTTTATCAGACTGCGGTCCCCGCttcctcatcgtcgacgCACATGCACCTTCATGGGAGCGCGATTCCACAGCCAGCTTCGTCCTCAGCACGTGCGCATGTTCCTCAGACTGTGGTTCCTGGTGCGTCCGTGTCGAGCCAGCCGGCGCACCTTCACCAGGCTGCGGTTCcctctccatcgtcatcatcagtgtcGGCATCGAGTACAGTGGTTAGGTCGCATGCGGGTGTCTATGCGCCTGCGTCTCTGTACGTCTCGGTGCCTGTCTCAGTGCCTGCGCCCACGGAGGTTGATGCGCAGCGGAGCGGGTATCCCAGTCGTCACAAGTCGATGGATTCGTATGTCGTGGTGCCGTCGGCGTCGCCTTCCCCCTCGCCTGCAGTAATGACGTTTGATGGGGGTGCGGCGGTGGGGGTGCTGGTGCCGAGTTCGGTGGTTGTGCTTGGGTTGACTGCGTTAATGGCGTTCTTTATGTGA